From Alteromonas sp. BL110:
CATAATTAGGTTAAGTGCTACGTTAAGTACCAGCCGCTTAGAGAATTCCAGCGGCGAAAACCCAGATAGTGTTCCCGTAACTAAGCTCGATAAACAAACGTGGCGTGTTAAAACTGACGGAAAAGCTTGCACCGTTAACTACACGGTTTATGCCAATGATCTGTCGATTCGCTCTGCCTTTATGAACGATGAGTACGCATTTATAAATGGAACAAGTGCGTTTTTACGCGTATCGGGCTTTGAGCAAGCAGCCTGCGAACTAGACATTGAACTCGATGATAGTGACCCATCTACCGCTAATTGGAAAGCTTACACCTCTATGCCAATTCGCAGCGAAAGTACTAGTGCAAGGCGCTGGCATTTTGCCGAAAAAAATTACGATGAACTCATCGACCACCCTATTTACGTTGGTATTGCAGACACCCACAGCTTCGACGTAGACGGTATTACTTTTACGTTGCTTTTCTCAGGCAACAACAATATCGATTACCCGCGCATAGCTAGAGACCTCACACCTATTTGCAAGCATCACTTGGACTTGTTTGGTGCTCCACAACCCATAAATAATTATCTGTTTATGACCCTGCTTGCCGATAACGGCTTTGGTGGTTTAGAGCATAAGCACTCAACCGCCCTTCTTTATCCGCGTTTTGATTTGCCACAGATAGGTGAAGGCGAAAACAAAACCGACAGCTACATAACCTTCTTGAGCTTGTGTAGTCATGAGTTCTTTCATACATGGCATGTGAAGCGCATCAAGCCTGAGGTAATGGTAAAACCTGATTTATCTCAGGAAACCTACACCAACCAGCTTTGGATTTATGAAGGCTTTACAAGTTTTTACGACGACGTAACCTTGGCGAGAGCTGGTGTTATTGAGCCTCAGAAATACCTCGATATAGTGGCGCAAAATGTTAGTCGACTGTTACAAAACGCTGGGCGCTTTAAACAAAGTGCTGCTGAAAGTAGCTTTGACGCCTGGACAAAATTTTACAAGCAGGATGCGAGCGCTACTAATAATATCGTTAGTTATTATACCAAAGGCGGCATTATTGCCCTTGGCTTAGATTTGCTGCTTCGCAAAAAATCAGATAATCAAGTTAATTTAGACTCTTTAATGCAACTGCTTTGGAAGCACTATGGTATTGATGAGTGCGGTACGCCTGACGACGTGATTCAGTCGCTTTGCGATACCCATTTTGGCATTGATGTCTCAGACTATTTAGACCGTGTTGTTTATGGTACTGACGATGTGGAATTGGCTGCACTAGTTTCTGACATGGGCGTTAATTACAAAACCCGTACACGTGTTTCGGCTGAAGATAAAGGCGGGTTTTCGCAGCGGCCCTCAATAAAAAATCAGCTTGGCGCCACATTAAAACCTGCAACGTTTGGGCTAACGGTAGTTCAAGTATTTGAAGGTCTTGCCGCTATGAAGGCAGGTATTCTTCTTAACGATGTCATTATTGCATTAGACGGTCATATCGTTAATGCTCAAAAGCTACAGCGCTTACTAGATAACGCTCAGACATCCACGGTAGACATATCGCTTATTCGCGATGGGCGTCTTATAACACTACCTATTGCCGTTACTGAAGCTAGACAGGAAATGGCATACTTTGAAATTACTGATGAAGAGAAACTTAATAAGTGGTTAGGTAAATAAAGCAACGCGTAATAACAAAAAAAGAATACTTAAAAAGATTACTAAAAAGGCGCCTTCGAGTTCTACCTGAAAGCGCCTTTTCTATACTACTTTAAGCATTAAAATCTATTTGCTTTTACTGTTCGGGAGAACCAGAGATTATGGTCTGCGGATCTAGTCGAGTTTTCCCTAAGTTAATACGCCAGTCCAAGTGCGGACCGGTGGAGCGGCCAGTGGACCCAATCGTTCCAATCTGTTCACCTTGCTTGACGGTATCGCCTACCTCAACTGTGAAGCTATCCATATGCAAAAACGTTGAAAAAACACGCATACCGTGGTCTAGAATTAGGGTGTTACCTGAGTAATAGAGATTGTCGGCCATGGTAACCACACCATCCACAGGCGCATATACGGGAGTGCCTGTTTTGTTAGCGATATCTACGCCGTAATGCGGCCATTTCGGCACACCATTTAATATGCGTTGACTACCATACACGCCCGATATTCTACCTTTAGCTGGCCACTCAAAACGGGTGAACAAAGCGTCTAAATCGCTATTTCCGCTGCGCGCTTTGCCAACGTTGACGTTATCTCGTTTTATCCGTGCAGTAACTTCAGCTGGCGGCGTAACCATTTTCTGCTCTAAACCATCAATGCGCTGAATATTGTATTCGCGCTTTTGAAGGGTAATGTCACGTGTCCACGTTTTACCATTATCTAGCGTCACCACTAAACGTTGCTGAAGAGGTGCTTCTCTTTCAAAGCCCACAACAAATTTGCCGTCCTTGTTTGTCTGAACTGGCTCGCCATTAAGAGTGACCGTAGCGCCTGCTGGAGCCTGACCGCGTAACAAGGCGCCTTGGGTAAATTTACCATTTAGCGAAACCTCAATCGGGTTTTTATCTTGGACTGGGTCAGACGATATTTCAGCGCCTTCATTTGTCGCAATTGCCGCAGTCGCAACAGGGCTTGTGAAAACAACACCCATCGCAAAAATACACGTTAATGCACGTGGTGCCCTCTTACCCAACACTCGTGTTATTACGCTGATTATTGGATTAGTTAACGTGTCTTTAGTATGTGTGGAAGCCATAAAATGCCCTATCCTTTGCTGCTTGCTTTAACGTTACCCCTTAACCGTAGCGCCTTTACCTACGCCTTCATAGGCAATGACTTGGCAAACGCCGTCAGGCGTACGCTTCTTTTGCTCTTCAAGAAGATACTGAGCTAAACACTCAACCGTCGAGTCGGTCTCGATGACTTCACAATCTGATTTAGGAATAAGTAGTTCAAAATACCCCTGTGAAGATTCATAAGCGAAACAGTAGTAGTCCTCTTCATTTGCTACTTCACCTTTTAGCTTTCTGTCGCCGTAGGCAATTTCATCTTCACGGGTTGCAATATAGATATCAGCCCAACGGTCTGCCCAATATTGCTGACTTTCCGTGCTCACTTTACCGTCAAGGATAATATCAATGCGAGAACGGTGTCCGTGAGCTATACGCTGACAGTTACCATCGTGCTTTTTAAGCCCGTGAGTGTAGTGATAGAAAGGTGAATCGATAACTTCTTCACGCAAATGCAGCGTTATGTTTTCAACGTTTTCAGGAAGGTGCGTTGCCAACACTTCTTTTAAGTAAACGCCGACAGACTCCATGTTTATTTCATTTGAATAAACGAACGCATAGGCTTCCGCTGGGCAATGTAACATGATGCTACGCCCATCAGTGCAGGTAAAACGGGTCTCTACCTGTTCAGTAACGTCATCGTGAATCACCTCTGAACCGCTATATTCCGCGGGTACTAAAAGCTTATGATCGACATATTCGTCGATAAGTCGCTTTAGATTCTTTTTCACGTGACCAAAGTCTTGAACCATGCTCTCTTCATTAAGCTCACCGTCCAAAATCACATCGACAATCCAGCTTTCGCCCACCATGCCGCGCTTTGGGCAAAGGTAAGAAAAGTCCATCACTGTCAAATCATTTACAAATAATTGCATAACACCCTTGAATCGAGTTTATATTCTATTAACTAGTATACGTTTTTTATCTTCACTTCGCAGCGACTAGTCCATGGAAGATTGGCGATTAAGCTGATCTTTTAAATTAGGTGGAATTCCACGAATGGTTAGTGTATCGGTAGCTGGGTCGTAAAACACTCTGTCGCCCATTAGTTTACGTTCAAAACTTAGCGATATTCCGCCACCCTGACCAGTAAATTTCGCAAGCTGTTTTAAAGCTGCTGGATCGGGCTGAATTTCTTTTTCAAGCGGTGCTTCCATAGACTGAGTGAAGGCAGAAAAGTTGCTGCTGGTTTCCTCGTTCTGGGGAAGTCGGTTTGCCAGTTCATCCACCGACAAGCTCTCGCCTGCATCAATCTTTTCTTTGAAGTACGACTTAACTTCTTCTCTATGCTGATGCTGCTCTTGTGGGTCTAACGATTCGCTGGCAAGATACGCATCCACCGTAGAAATTAGCTGCTTGTTCTGTTGCTTAACATCCACCAATTCCTCGCAGCCCACAAACTGCATGAAGAAATCAGATACTTTGCGCCCCATTCTACCTTTAATGAAGCTAACGTAACGCTGCTGTTCTGGCTGAATATCCCACTGAGTTAAATCGAAACGCACGGCCAGCTGCATTTTGGCTAAATCTAAATGCTCGCGAGCAGATAAGTCTAGTGAATTAGTAACCTCAACATGTGAGCGGGTATTGAGTAACGCAATCATTAAGTACTGTGTGGCTAGGTATTCATACTGGCAGAATATAAGAAAGCCAGTTTCTACCGTACCTGTATCAGCTAAAGTACGTACTAAGCGGTTTGTCGCCGATACTGAAAACCTGTGAAACGCGTCTTCTACATTGTCACCGGCCTCTTTTTGAATATCCATGTACTGTCTAAGGCATTCAGCGAACTCAGCCACATTCTCAGTGCTTGTTTTCGTGGTTGCTTCGCCTTCTTCGTTTTCCACTTCTGCTTCGCGGGTAACTTCAGTGACAAAATGCCCTACGCCTTTTCCGGGTTTAGCATTGAAGCTGTGGTTAATTTGATGGGCTAAAAGCTCAATTTCCGGCGTTACTGCCAAGCAGTTATCACGGGGAATTGCTTCAATTTTCTCTTCTTTGTTTACAATCAAGCGATGTACAACAAAGTGATGAATCAGTGCACTCATAGAGTATCTGGTGTCCTGTTGCTTAAAAAGTGTCAGAAATATTCAAAGAATTGCGGGATTTTAGAATGAATGATTGTACTCACTCAAACAACGATTATAATCATTTTACGTTTAAAACCATTCTTTTTATCAAAGATAATCATAAAAAAGAGGCGTAGCAATGCCCCAACATAGCCGCTATAGCAACGACGAATTCGAAACGCTAATGAATAACGTTATTCTAACCCTTGAAGAAGGCGGTGCAAACCGCGATCTTTCACTTATGGTCTTAGGCAACGTCATTACTCATATTTTAAATACCCAGGTTGCTCCTGAAAATCGCGAAGCCATGGCAGCACAGTTTGCCGATGTACTTAAGAAAAGCGTAACAAAAAGCTAAGGGATTGCATGATACTTGCCGAATCACCTCGTCGCCAGCGCGTTACTAAACTGGTAAATTGGGGGCACTGGTTTGCCTTGGCGAATATTATTATCGCCATTGTCATTGCCTCGATTTTTGTTTTCTCATCACCTATGCCTGGCACAGGTGTCGGCACCGTGTACCTTTTAGCCAATTGGTTTGGTCATATCGGGTTTATGACTTTCTTTGGCTTTGTCATTTTTGTTCTTCCCCTTTGTTATCTGGTTAATAATCCGAGAGTAATTAAGGCAAGCGCCTCCATTATCGCCGCTGTGGGGTTAGCGCTTTTAGCGTTTGATGCTTTATTGTTTAACCGCACAGGGTTTCATATTAGCTTTCATGCAGCGGACTTACTGCGCAGTGAAGCACAATCCACGATGGCTATAGAAAGCTGGCAACAGTGGGCCTTCTTGTTCCTTCTGTTCATCGTCTGGCTTGGTTTCCAACTGGTTTTAGCTAACGCTATATGGAAGCGTGTTGAACGCTTTACTCGCTATAAAGTGGGCATTCCTGTTACAACGTTTTTCGTGAGTTGTTTTGTAACCAGCCACGCTATTCATGTGTGGGCTGATGCCAAGCTCTATCAACCTATTATTGCCCAAGACAATATGTTTCCGCTTTCCTACCCAGCGACGGCTAAAACCACCATGTCGCGCTACGGCCTGCTTGACTTAGCCGCCTATGAGGAGCGAAAGCAGCTACAATTTAACCCTGACATTCACAATATAACTTATCCCGCTGAACCGGTTTATTGCTCTATCG
This genomic window contains:
- a CDS encoding M61 family metallopeptidase, whose product is MPSALHYTLTISNWRAHQFTVALHIPVHNDSSLTLTLPSWIPGSYMVRDFAKSIIRLSATLSTSRLENSSGENPDSVPVTKLDKQTWRVKTDGKACTVNYTVYANDLSIRSAFMNDEYAFINGTSAFLRVSGFEQAACELDIELDDSDPSTANWKAYTSMPIRSESTSARRWHFAEKNYDELIDHPIYVGIADTHSFDVDGITFTLLFSGNNNIDYPRIARDLTPICKHHLDLFGAPQPINNYLFMTLLADNGFGGLEHKHSTALLYPRFDLPQIGEGENKTDSYITFLSLCSHEFFHTWHVKRIKPEVMVKPDLSQETYTNQLWIYEGFTSFYDDVTLARAGVIEPQKYLDIVAQNVSRLLQNAGRFKQSAAESSFDAWTKFYKQDASATNNIVSYYTKGGIIALGLDLLLRKKSDNQVNLDSLMQLLWKHYGIDECGTPDDVIQSLCDTHFGIDVSDYLDRVVYGTDDVELAALVSDMGVNYKTRTRVSAEDKGGFSQRPSIKNQLGATLKPATFGLTVVQVFEGLAAMKAGILLNDVIIALDGHIVNAQKLQRLLDNAQTSTVDISLIRDGRLITLPIAVTEARQEMAYFEITDEEKLNKWLGK
- a CDS encoding M23 family metallopeptidase, with the protein product MGVVFTSPVATAAIATNEGAEISSDPVQDKNPIEVSLNGKFTQGALLRGQAPAGATVTLNGEPVQTNKDGKFVVGFEREAPLQQRLVVTLDNGKTWTRDITLQKREYNIQRIDGLEQKMVTPPAEVTARIKRDNVNVGKARSGNSDLDALFTRFEWPAKGRISGVYGSQRILNGVPKWPHYGVDIANKTGTPVYAPVDGVVTMADNLYYSGNTLILDHGMRVFSTFLHMDSFTVEVGDTVKQGEQIGTIGSTGRSTGPHLDWRINLGKTRLDPQTIISGSPEQ
- a CDS encoding 6-carboxytetrahydropterin synthase encodes the protein MQLFVNDLTVMDFSYLCPKRGMVGESWIVDVILDGELNEESMVQDFGHVKKNLKRLIDEYVDHKLLVPAEYSGSEVIHDDVTEQVETRFTCTDGRSIMLHCPAEAYAFVYSNEINMESVGVYLKEVLATHLPENVENITLHLREEVIDSPFYHYTHGLKKHDGNCQRIAHGHRSRIDIILDGKVSTESQQYWADRWADIYIATREDEIAYGDRKLKGEVANEEDYYCFAYESSQGYFELLIPKSDCEVIETDSTVECLAQYLLEEQKKRTPDGVCQVIAYEGVGKGATVKG
- the yejK gene encoding nucleoid-associated protein YejK, with amino-acid sequence MSALIHHFVVHRLIVNKEEKIEAIPRDNCLAVTPEIELLAHQINHSFNAKPGKGVGHFVTEVTREAEVENEEGEATTKTSTENVAEFAECLRQYMDIQKEAGDNVEDAFHRFSVSATNRLVRTLADTGTVETGFLIFCQYEYLATQYLMIALLNTRSHVEVTNSLDLSAREHLDLAKMQLAVRFDLTQWDIQPEQQRYVSFIKGRMGRKVSDFFMQFVGCEELVDVKQQNKQLISTVDAYLASESLDPQEQHQHREEVKSYFKEKIDAGESLSVDELANRLPQNEETSSNFSAFTQSMEAPLEKEIQPDPAALKQLAKFTGQGGGISLSFERKLMGDRVFYDPATDTLTIRGIPPNLKDQLNRQSSMD
- a CDS encoding DUF1414 domain-containing protein encodes the protein MPQHSRYSNDEFETLMNNVILTLEEGGANRDLSLMVLGNVITHILNTQVAPENREAMAAQFADVLKKSVTKS
- a CDS encoding DUF3413 domain-containing protein, producing the protein MILAESPRRQRVTKLVNWGHWFALANIIIAIVIASIFVFSSPMPGTGVGTVYLLANWFGHIGFMTFFGFVIFVLPLCYLVNNPRVIKASASIIAAVGLALLAFDALLFNRTGFHISFHAADLLRSEAQSTMAIESWQQWAFLFLLFIVWLGFQLVLANAIWKRVERFTRYKVGIPVTTFFVSCFVTSHAIHVWADAKLYQPIIAQDNMFPLSYPATAKTTMSRYGLLDLAAYEERKQLQFNPDIHNITYPAEPVYCSIETNKNLTVVVQLDDDNAVDLSDIDGMSLNTVANYYSTASSVEGLMTATLFGVPEIYQDALSQKRPVLLALPLGSGMPVSIHSDVALPLPQLSGYVQPLSNNHEGLHIAFMKGSDIKGYLENTLGRKHDVLVATGFGSEGGKGTLYSTLNVKAKLASTEDLAPTILNALGCNAPSTFYSTGQSLLAPSRPWLVSTSGERIVVFHGNKRTDVLSNGSYEISDLSSGKRSKDPLNIDLLSQAIKHLSRFSTQN